A region from the Triticum urartu cultivar G1812 chromosome 1, Tu2.1, whole genome shotgun sequence genome encodes:
- the LOC125510734 gene encoding C-terminal binding protein AN-like codes for MLRGPAHPVPATAATAAGGGQPLVVTLNCLEDPSVERDALAGAAAVEHAPLSALASGHVEAAAAVLLTSLAFLPRAAQRRLRPWQLLLCLGSPDRAADAAAAAELGLRLVHVDANRAEEIADTVMALFLGLLRRTHLLSGHASSSTPSAGWLGSVQPLCRGMRRCRGLVLGIVGVNAAARCLATRSLAFRMSVLYFDPLYEGVGKTKRPSIVFPSSARRMDTLNDLLAASDLVSLHCALTNDTTNIISAERLQHIKPGAFIVNTSSCQLIDDCALKQLLLDGTIAGCALDGAEGPQWMEAWVHEMPNVLILPRSADYSEEVWMEIREKAITILQSFFFDGIVPNNAISDEDEAISDVGCEDDQLYKQANEHSLRVCDGEQQTDESQLTLECDKRRAISKPEVPEASGQSQSIGLRSEGRRSRSGKKGKKRPARRRSQQKMDELSTVESGSNYSSRRDDDTVMSGRDQVLSSSSRFASPEESKNKLRSSAESPMEIISEHKLPAGLGRKPPERLKDGFVIALRTRDNSGFHVSRERVAGGGWYLDVVSNATKRDPAAQFLITFKNKDTMGLRSFVAGGKLLQVNKKAELVFASHAFDVWESWTLEGSLLECCKLVNHRNPLAALEVYIEILAAVSEEDGITRWLD; via the exons ATGTTGCGCGGCCCGGCCCATCCCGTGCCGGcgaccgccgccaccgccgccggcgGCGGGCAGCCGCTGGTGGTGACGCTGAACTGCCTCGAGGACCCGTCGGTGGAGCGGGACGCGCTGGCCGGCGCGGCGGCCGTGGAGCACGCGCCGCTCTCCGCGCTCGCCTCTGGCCACGTCGAGGCCGCCGCGGCCGTGCTCCTCACCTCGCTCGCCTTCCTCCCGCGCGCCGCGCAGCGCCGGCTCCGGCCGTGGCAGCTGCTGCTCTGCTTGGGATCCCCCGACCGCGCCGCGGACGCCGCAGCGGCCGCGGAGCTCGGCCTCCGCCTCGTCCACGTCGACGCCAACCGCGCCGAGGAGATCGCGGACACCGTCATGGCGCTCTTCCTCGGCCTCCTCCGCCGCACCCACCTGCTGTCCGGGCACGCGTCCTCCTCCACGCCGTCCGCCGGGTGGCTCGGCTCCGTCCAGCCGCTGTGCCGCGGCATGCGGCGCTGCCGTGGGCTCGTGCTAGGCATCGTCGGCGTCAACGCCGCCGCGCGATGCCTCGCCACCCGCAGCCTCGCCTTCCGCATGAGCGTGCTCTACTTCGATCCGCTCTACGAG GGTGTGGGCAAAACAAAGCGGCCTTCCATTGTATTTCCTTCTTCCGCCAGAAGAATGGATACTCTCAATGATTTATTGGCAGCAAGTGACCTTGTTTCACTTCACTGTGCGTTAACAAATGATACAACAAACATAATTAGTGCCGAGCGTCTGCAGCACATAAAACCTG GAGCTTTCATAGTCAATACCAGTAGCTGCCAGCTGATAGATGACTGTGCACTGAAACAACTCTTGCTCGATGGGACTATTGCTGGATGTGCATTGGATGGCGCTGAAGGTCCACAATGGATGGAAGCATGG GTACATGAGATGCCGAACGTGTTAATTCTTCCTCGAAGTGCAGACTATAGTGAAGAAGTGTGGATGGAAATCAGAGAGAAAGCAATCACAATATTACAATCCTTTTTCTTTGATGGCATTGTTCCAAACAATGCTATTTCCGATGAAGATGAAGCAATAAGTGATGTTGGATGTGAAGATGATCAGCTATATAAACAGGCAAATGAACACTCTTTGCGGGTCTGCGATGGTGAACAGCAGACAGATGAAAGCCAACTAACTCTAGAGTGTGACAAGAGAAGAGCCATCTCCAAGCCTGAAGTGCCTGAAGCTTCAGGGCAGTCCCAAAGTATTGGTTTGAGATCAGAAGGAAGACGTAGCAGATCTGGAAAGAAAGGGAAAAAGAGACCTGCGCGCCGCAGATCACAACAGAAAATGGATGAATTGTCAACTGTGGAGAGCGGAAGTAATTATTCTTcacgaagagatgatgatactgTGATGAGTGGCCGGGACCAAGTCTTAAGTTCCAGTTCACGATTTGCTTCCCCCGAGGAATCCAAAAATAAGCTCAGGTCTTCTGCTGAATCTCCAATGGAAATAATTTCTGAACATAAGTTGCCTGCAGGGCTTGGTAGAAAGCCTCCTGAGAGGCTTAAAGATGGCTTTGTCATTGCCCTAAGGACAAGAGATAATTCGGGTTTTCATGTTTCAAGAGAAAGAGTTGCTGGTGGTGGCTGGTATCTTGATGTTGTGTCAAATGCTACAAAGAGGGATCCTGCTGCTCAATTCCTAATCACATTTAAAAACAAG GATACAATGGGATTGCGATCTTTTGTTGCTGGGGGCAAACTATTGCAG GTT